The Rosa rugosa chromosome 1, drRosRugo1.1, whole genome shotgun sequence genomic sequence AGTTTGAGACATTCTTGCAAGAGTAGCTTGATAGTCCACAATGTTATGACCACTGAATTCTCTCATGAGTAGATCAGCAAGACCTAGCCAGGTGGGGGGAAATTCATGTTTAAACATGTACCACCTATCTGATGCCTTCTCTGTTAGGTGCATGGTGGCTATGGCTAACTTTTTCTCCTTAGGAATTTGATAAAACTCAAAGAATTGTTCAGCTTTATTTAGCCATTCAACAGGGTCTCCACCACTAAAAGTGCTAAATTCAAGCCTCATTTGTCTCATAGTGGGTAAAGTAGGATCATGATGGGGTTGGTTGAACTAGTGATGGGCATTTGGCACCGGAAATCCGGTTACCGAACCGACCGAACCGTAAAACCGGTGCGACAACCGATCCGAATTCAAAACGACGACGTTCTGAGAACACACCGAACCGAACCGCTCGGAACCGGGTCCAGGTGTCGAACCGACCGGATTAAAACCGACCGACCctaatttaaattaattatatattttcaattatttttcatACCTATCAATCTCTGATTGGCCCTAAGACCAAGCTTACCTAGACTTGGCCACACTCGATCTGGCAGAAACCCTAAAGAGGGTAAGACCCCAAAGTGGCCGCATTCGACCtgttctctcactctctccttcGAGGCCAGCCGAAGCCTTCGACGACTGACCGTTGACGGCGCCGGTGCCGGTGCTTTGTCTCACTACTCAGGTGGATTTCCTTCTATTTCTGCACTCGATTTCATCTTCTCTTCTCCTCAACTTAACATCTTCGTTTTTTCATGTTTTTAAAGGAGATCGAGAACTGCAAGGTGGATTTCCTTCGAGCCTAGCCGAAGTCTTTGACCATATCCTCTCACTATTCAGGTTCGGATACTCGATTTCTCGATTTCTCTTCTGTTCTCGATTTCTCTTCTCGATTTCCTCTGTATATGattggtttttcattttttgaagGAGTTTGAGAACTGCAAGCTGGTTTGGTGTTTAGGGTTATTGGGTATCAAATGAGAGAAGATGATTGGTTGGTCTGTTGCACATCTGCACTTGTTTAATTTGGTTTCATTTGAGACTTTAGGAATAGTTTTGTAATATTTTCAGACCTTGGATTTTAATCATTTCAATTTGGTACTTTGGCAGATTGCATTTGAtcatttgaagttcaatttGGTACTTTGGCTGTTTGGACTTTGCCAGATTGCATTTTGAACATTTGTTAGTTTGGCATTTCAATATGGTACTTGGATAGTTGGATTAATGGATTTCACTCGTTTCAGTCatacttggttttttttttttccacccaTTTTTACAATTCGGTGCAGACCGAAACAGCACCGGCCCGAACCGTAAAAACGGTTACACCGAAAATGCGGCCCAGATGTTTGGAAATGTGGTTGCGGTTGGGAAAAAAGCCAAACCAAAATAAacggtttggttgcggtttcAGGCCCAAACCGGCCCGATCCGAACCAAGCCCAGCCCTAGGTTGAACATAGGAGGATGATTACTGTGATATGGTGGAGGCGTAAAAGGGTTAAATTGCTGATGTGAAGTTGGGAGTGGAAACCCACTTGAATATGGTCCTGCAGAGTGTATTTGAGACTGTGGGTGTAATTGAACAGAAGAAGACCCTTGGTAAACCTGATGGACAAGACCGTTTTGACTGTTTGTAAGAGCATTTTGATAAGTAGGGACAGCAAAAGGCAATGTTGGTGTGACACTAATGGGAGTGTAAGAATATGTCCGGAATAACTCATCACAAAAGGTTCAGTACTGCTAAAATGACTAGTAGGTGCAAATCCAAATGggcaaatacttaggtgggggtttccccaccacgtggccttacggccacccaatcagaacaAAGGAAATTTTCCATCTCTTTCGAAACTGCCCTTGCTCTCtaaagtgaaatacccaaaacaccctcCCTGCTGGCAGTGATTggccctccccaccacgtgtccctacgGGTGCCCCACACAAGATCTTCTCATCCAAATGAAGGTTGCTGTGGATCGCCGAATGAAGCCAGATGTGGACCAGCAATATAGTTGAATGGTTGTGAACCAAAATTGGTGTGCTGAAAGTATTGGTTGTGAAGTTGATGACCGGGACTGCTGTACCCACCACCATACACACCACTAGTATCCAAGTTATTCATATTAATAGTAGCTTGGCTACTCATTTGAGCAGAAACAGTAGATCCACGTATCATGGCACTAGTGGCTTGCATCATATTAGTGGTGTTAATCATGCTAGTATAAACTTCACTAGCAAAGCCAAGTATAACATCATTATCATTAAGATTCAGAGGAAAACCAGATGGTTGAGGTTTAGAGATGCTACCTTGATCGATCGACTGCGCTGTAGTAGACGTGGCCATAGTGGAAGAAGCAGACTGTGCTGTGGTTCCTTGGATTGGAGTAGCAGCTGAAGATGGTAACGACCCAAAGCTGATTTGAGGTGATCCATGCTGAGCAAGATCTGATCTACTCTCAACACGCATTAGACGAATTTCTTCAAGGATTTCAGCTCGTAGAACTGTAACAGAGTTTTGAACCGCCATCACAGAGTCCTGCATAGCTCCTATTTTAGCCGTAGTCTCATCTTTGTGAATTTGAAGGTCAAATTCCACATTTGAAAGCTCACAGGAAGAGTGTGGAGCTCCGGTACTTCCAGCTCCCTTGAGCTTCACCATACCCTCAGAATcgagggctctgataccagattgTTAGGGGGCTAACCCTAACTACTGGAATGCAGCAGATAAGAATAGAATTctagagagaagaagaggaaaatagAAACTGCAATTATATTCATTGACCATTCTTCTACAAGGGAAAGCAGAATTATATAGCTAGAGCGTGGTCATGTGAGACACGTGCCACCTCAACATTGGTCAATATCCTAACGTGAAAGCAGCTATTAGATTCCATTACAAGGACGAACGAAACGGTGCGTATAGCTAAATTGAAATAGAAAATAAAGGAGACTTGGACTATTCTCAGTCAACAATCAACATATATAGGTGCTGTGATTAGTTTCATAACACTCAACCAATCCGATTGTGTAATCGAGGCAAGATCTGTCATTCTGTTGAATGACACTAGCTTCTattattaaaaaggaaaaatttaaAGCAtcttcttaaaaataaaaattttaaaatagaaaagaaattaaGAGCATTATTCTATTGTTAGTGAGATAAGTTAGAGCTGTGGTTAGTGACCGACATGGATTTTTAAGGGGGATTTAATTGGTACTTCATTTTCTGCAACCCACACCTACATTTCATTTTATTATATACGCACAACCATTTAAATTGAGAGACATTTGATAAATCAAATGATGTTTTTTGGAGTGTTGTGAAGTTGATGTGCTTCATGGCATCTTCCCATCATAAGAACTCAAAATACTCGTTATACGTTCATTTAGATATGATGTGCCTATTATTTACCCATTAATTTCAAAGACTAGAACTTTATGAATTTCACGAGTTTCACGTTTATATAACTTCAGAGGAGCCAGATCTAAATAGAATCTCACATCGATTTGAAAATATTTAAGGCTTGGAAAGAACTCGATCTGTGCAAGTTCTTGGAGCTCTAAACcattttacaattatttttgaATTGTATCCTTTTTGTCGAATTCAGGCACCCACATTCTACGTAATTCAGTGTCAATATAGAAAATAAAATGTCAATTATTGGAGGCCTCCGGGGAATTCGGAGCAACCTCAATTGCGAAACCAAGGGTTTCGTGAGCTGGTAGCGGTGATCTCACGGTCCCCACACCAGGCAGCTACGGGATGGCGACCATGAGGGTACAGAGCAGCGGTGCAGTCCTCTTGTTTTGTCGGCGGTGTTGTCCCAGATCGATTGTTCGACCGGAAAGGTTGAAACGGTAAGGGCTCCGACTTGCGGCGGTTTCGGCTGAGGCGGGTGAGGATGCAGACCGGGGTGTGGAGAGTTTCTTTTTGTGCCGGGTTCTTTGTCGGAGTCGGAGGGCCACACAGACAGCGACAGCGTTAGAACACCGGAGGTAGTCGCTTCTGAGGAGGTCAGCTTCTGTGTCTTGGGGGCAGCATTTTTGATCGTGTTTGGTCCGGGTCGGGGCCTAGTCTACACGATGGTGGAGGATCGTGGTCGACCGCCGGATCGGTGATGGATTGCTACTTCTCCGATGGCTCATAGTAGGCCGATCTGGAGGATGTGGGAAGGATGCTGGCTTGGCTTTGACCAGAAAGGAATCTCCCTGGTTTTCTCGGTGGAAAAACCCTAGTTCCAAACTAAAGGTTTTGGGCTGGGCCTGGGGCAGCGGGTTAGTGGGCCGAGTTGGGCCTACTAGCTGACctttatatttctctctcttctggaTTGGGCCTGGTATGGGCTGTGGGGGATAGCTCCGTTTTTTCCCTGCTTTCAATAAGTACTCTCACCTGTTCTGCCTTCGGTTGTAGCTGTTTGCTGATTTATGAGTGGTGATGTACACCATGAGGGTCTTAGGCATCAACGCTTGTCAAGTCAGTAGCTCTGATTTCGGGCTGGATAGGTGTAGGagttttacttttatttttttatttttctttttttaagtttttatttttttggtagcTCTGCTATATGTAGTCTTATCTATGTATTGAGATGTAATATGAGGGATTTTTGAATTTCTCTAGTTTGATCGAGTGAGGTGGTTATATTAATTGAACCTAATTCCGCTCTcctaagagtgtgtttggataagagaaaaaatgatggaatttaattgaaagtgaagATTTCATAATTACTAAAAGCCAATttcctcgtttggcattatcagattgaaaattttaaatttctctgtggaaaaaaacgaatgaattcattatttaaattcccCATTTCAATTTCCActaaaataggtgtcatttacgaattcctttgcagtattcaatttttatttccaaaacaaagcttttttcattttatttttttatttgttttaaactttcttaattgattacatatttcaaatcctaaatagatacgtccaaacaataaaaattgcattgcaattttagattgatggagttaaagattccatcatttataaatttctacggattttataattttctcatctaaacgcaacctaaaaaaaaattattgaaaataaaatggtTGTTAagctaaaaaaacaaaaagtctACAACGACACGGTTTACACGCAGAAAATTGATGATTGTCCATATCCTTCATGTTTCTCAAAAGCTTTGAAGCTGATGGGCTTTGATGTTTTTGTAGGTCTTCCAAAGCACATGATATCTGTAAGCTAGCTTTTCAGACTAATTTCAAGCTTTCTTCTGAGAAGCCATCGTGTTTCTGTTTGTGGAAAGAGGAAAACGACGTGTAGAGATAGCCAGTGATATCTTCATGATCGAAGGTATGGACCAAAATGAATCTGTATATTCACTAGTTGTAATGATATTTACTTTTATCAATAATGCAATGTTTTATCACTGCACTTTGGATAAAGTGAGAGTTACTGTTAACTTTGCAGAAGTGGATTCTGATGCAGCTCCACTTCTCTCTCCCGTAGTCCCATCACCCATGCATTGTTGTAGCAACAGTTAAGATTGGGAATCCGAAAGAAGGAAAGTGAAAAGGCAGAAAATTACCGTGACACATTTAGATCGGGAATCACACATACCATATATTTATATTAGCATAATTATAAAGGTACGACAAACTCATGCTAATTAAAATGCATAATACTAGCAAATATGTAGCAGAAGTTGAAATCCCAGCACTGATTATTCTGGTATAGCTAGAAGTAGCTAAAACCAAAACAGATTCAGTAATCACATCAGAGGGAGTATAGATGAGCAGGAAGGCGAGGTTCGGTGACAGCGACAAGGGGGAATTTTTTGGGTGTTGAAAGCCCAAAAATCTCTTCCATGTTCAAATCCTCTTTCTTCATGCCATCAGGCAATCTCCATGTAAACCCATGTAACAGATTAGCCAGACTTGAATGAATGACCTTGATGCCAAGACTGTAACCAGGGCACATCCTCCTGCCTGACCCAAATGGCAAAAGCTCGAAGTCTTGGCCTTTGACATCAATGTCCCTGCCGATGAACCTCTCAGGGCAAAACTCATCTGGGTTGTCCCATAAGGTAGGGTCTCTTCCTATTGTCCACACACTCACTAGGATTCTGGTGCCCTTAGGAATGTCATAGCCAGCAACTTGGCAATCTTCACGTGCTAGTCTTGGCACCAGCATGGGTGCCACAGGATGGAGCCTCATGGTTTCCTTGGCAATGGCATCAATGAAAGGCAAGTCAACAATGTCCTTCTCTTCCACCCATCTCTCTCTTCCAATCACCCTGTCTAGCTCCTCAGTTGCCTTCTTGAAAATCTCTGGCTTCTTTAGGAGCTCCGAGATTGCCCACTCCACCGTCACAGCTGAGCTCTCTGTCCCGCCAGCAATTAGGTCCTAATGGAAACCATTaacaaaaacataaatcacGAGTAATGCTAGAAATATGTATCAATACAGAGAGTATAGAACTTCACATCGGTTATTTAACCTTTGCATAGAAATATTTAAGACTTGGGATATTCTTATTTACTGTTAATCAATCTTGAGTTGAATGCTCTAACTTTAACATAAGGCTTAATAGTTTAATAGTCAATTTGCTACATTATGTCACTAGTGGAGACTATGACTTAGAAgttgttttttgttattttattttttaatgctACTATTATTGCATAGAGAAATGGTCATACCTGAGTAAAGGCCTTGACTCCATGCCTCTCAAGCTTAACTTCAAGGTTGGGATCATCAGCAAGCTGCAAAAGCACATCCACCATATCTGTTGCAACAAAGTCCTTTGCCTTCTTATTTTCAATATGTTCATCCAAAACATGCTCCAAGAACCTATCCAGCTTCTTGCTCAAAGCCTTCATTCTCTTTATGTACCCCTGCAAGTCCAAGAAATCAAGCCAAGGAATTGAATCACCAATATTCAACACTCCACTCAGCAAGAACAGCTCATCAATCATTTTCTTGAACTCGTCCGGGCTCACAATCGCATCCTTGGACTTGTCGGTGTACTTCTTTCCTAGCACCATTCGGCTTATGACGTTGAGACTCACGTTGGAGAGGTGGTCTTTGAGCAAAATGTTGGTGTTGGAGGACTCATACAAGCCTCTAAGCAAAGCACTTATCTCTTCTCTTCTGATGTATTCATACGACTCTAGGCGTTTGTTGCTGAAAAGCTCCATGATGCACATTTTACGGGCCTGGCGCCAATATGGGCCGTAAGGGGACCAAGTGATGTCCGAGTAGTTGTAGGTGGTGTACTTGCCCGCTGCAATTTTAGGCCGCCCGGCGAAGGTGACATCGTGGGTTTTGAGGAAGGCCTTGGCCATTTCAACGGAGGACCCCACGACGACCGGGAAGGACCCGAATTTGAGGTGCATGATGGGCCCATATTTTTGGGAGAGGTCATGGATGGAGCGGTGGGGAAGATTGCCTATGAGGTTGAGGTTGCCAATGATGGGCCAGGGTTTTGGGCCGGGTGGCAAATTAAGCTTGCGGCGGCGGAGGTGGCGGGAGAGGAGCAAGAGGGCTAGAGCTCCCAGCCAGGCGGCTGCATATGTAACCCAAGAAGTGGCTTCCATTGTTGAGTGTGTGGAGATGTTTGATGTATGCTTCCAGTTGTGGGTAGCGGGGTTTgtttatataaagagagagagagagagagagagagagagggggtggGGCGAATGGTCACCATTATTGGAGTAGTCTTATTACTTtactaaagaaagaaaagactTCTGATCGTTTGTCGGCTTTCATAGCTCCAGAAATTTCCAACTTTATTCATACAAGATGTCCTTATGAGTCAAGTAACGAAAGAGTAAGACTAGTAAATCAATAATCACCCCATGAGCAATATACTAGTATATAGCAAGTAGCCTACctgtttgtagagaatttaatATTTTGAGTCTCAAATACGTGATCAAACTGGATTTTGATTCTTATGAAATTAAAACACTAATTTGTTTGAAGGCGAATTAGATTAATTAAGTGAGATTTGTTGGAGATTGGATGATGTGCATGAACTTTCCAATCAACTTGTTAGTGTCTTTGATTAGTGTTTTTAGAATACGGCCAATTCAACAACCCATCATTTTCTGAAGTTGGTGGGTGGGAAAGAGGTGAAGGACTTCACCATTGACTTGCTCAGAGAACTATTTTATGTTTCTTCTCAATTTCCCGGAAATTTTTGGGTTGAATTAGATGGCTATTTTTAAGAAGACTAACTTTACGGTCAATGCACTGATGGCTCCGAGTCTTTCTTTCATTGGCCAAAGAAAACGagtttttttgaatcaaatagGTCGATCTTTATTAATAAATGATCAAATTACAAATGACTCAGCTGTAATCACAGCTAGCTAGGGACCTGGGGAGGGTAGGATAAGGGGATTAAATTATCATCCTCATACCCGACTTCATTCCTCATCCCcttacccgccccaatccccataATAAGAAACTGGGGATTCTCCGTCCCCGTCCTCATTGGGGATTAGGTCCCCGTgtacccgccccaatccccgttaacaatattactaatttattatataaaaattcatacaaataattattgattgtaaaatatgaagttaaaatcaaacataaacataaaataaattttttatttcaattaaacaaaaacaaaaacaagtctcacttaaaaaagaacaataaaagTCTGCATTCGACAAAAAAATTTCACAATCAACTGCTTAGTGTAACCTAACAACTTACTCATTTACTCCAACAGGGTGAATtgaataatatcaaaaatatattgACAGAATTTAAATGTTGACAAAAGGATGAAGTTTACAtagatatttatttataaataatatcaaaaatatatataataaataaatatatatatatatatatatatattttagataattcttattgggtgggtatggggatggggatcaaaaTATCATCCCCGCTTTGATTTGCTAGACACGCAATTGTagtacaaatatcaactagaaacgtcttagaaAAGCTTATAGAGAGTACCCTTGTTTTAAAGGCTCGAGTCCAGAATGTCTTGTCTTGTGAAAACCCTAAGCATGTACCTCCTCCTTCCCCTTAGGGTCAGAGTTAGTACCTGCCTCAGGCTTTTCAGcatccaacaacctcggcatgaGGTTGGTCCTCTTGCTGTCCAACACTCCATCTTGAGACTTAGGCTTGTTTCGATGACCCTTTGGCTGACCCTTCTTCTTCAGGGTCTTCCCAACAGAAACCGGAACCTCCACAAGATCCCCAAGATGGAATTCAGTAGGTATAATCGCCAAGCTAGCCTTTTGCCTCTTTTCCGAATGCCACTCACCCTGACACCATTTGCGCACCCCCAAAATTCTTAGgcttgcagcagcagcagcagtatcAAGCCCTAATACAAGAGACCCATCCACACCATCCTTATCCACCAGCCCAGCGGATCCCAGGCCCACACTTACCTCAGACCCAGCAGCTCCCAAGTCCCCACCAAAGACACAGCCCGGCCCAGAAGGACAGCCCAGcccaacaagaaatcctaaattCAAAGTAGGGTTTCCCACTGAGAAAATCGGAGCTGCAGACCTCGACCCGAGTTCTGCCGTCGACCCAGCTGCCCCCCTACCTTCCGGCCATTCCTGACCCATTCCGACCGTCTGCACCTCCTCAGACCGGCCGGACAACCCATCCCCGAGCCCATCCGTCGTCACCAGCGCTGCCTCCAATGCTGGAGCAGTGCTCCCCGAGCCCATGGTCGCTGCCAACATACCATCACAACCATCGATCCCATGATCAAAAAAACCACAGCCCGACATATATCGTGACATTTCTCATACCTTAACTCTAATTCCACAGCCACTGCCGCCGAGAAAGAGTACATACGTCGAGCCCATATGCGGCGGCGTACGTCATACACAATTTGAATTCGTTGCCCGAGGTCTTTCCTCTGCAACGCCCTTTGATCATACCTCACAAATAGCCCCAAGGCTTTCCCGAGTAAGATTAGGGCATGGTCATTGCGCATAGCCATGTGCAGCCCTCTCACCGCCACCCAAACCGCCATGGAGTGCAGCGGAACCTCTGCCAGATCCCGGATTCCGTCATACTCTGCCAAAAGAAGCATCGAATCGTTGAAGAACCACAGTCCACCATTGAGGACGTGATCCCTCGTCTCTTGTTCCTTGAACTGGAATACAAAGATCCCTTCTCCCTCCTCACGTATCAAAACGCGATCTTTCAAGCCCCAGATGCCGGAAATCGCTCCCGAAAACGAGGGTAGCAACACCTGCTTCTGGGAGAGAAATCGACCACAAACATAGAAGAAAGGATCTTGGATTGCCTCCTCGCCCCCAACCAGATGCACGATAGCGTCCTCCAGCGTACTCGATCAGTTTCCCCGCTAGAGAGAAAACCATAGCAGAGAAAAAAAGTCGACTAAAATTACCTTAACATCTAAACTCACCTAAATAAACATGCACGTAACTTCAAAACCAATATATGTACCTTCGTGTCCGTCGTTTGGGGTTTAACTAATCgtaaattaagaatatatagaATAATTTTTGAACTTATAAAATATAAACTTATAAAAGGATAATTTAATTAGTTATCGAATATCAGAAATATAAATGAAACTATGCTCCTGACTTTTCAAT encodes the following:
- the LOC133741533 gene encoding uncharacterized protein LOC133741533 isoform X2; the encoded protein is MVKLKGAGSTGAPHSSCELSNVEFDLQIHKDETTAKIGAMQDSVMAVQNSVTVLRAEILEEIRLMRVESRSDLAQHGSPQISFGSLPSSAATPIQGTTAQSASSTMATSTTAQSIDQATSAMIRGSTVSAQMSSQATINMNNLDTSGVYGGGYSSPGHQLHNQYFQHTNFGSQPFNYIAGPHLASFGDPQQPSFG
- the LOC133741533 gene encoding uncharacterized protein LOC133741533 isoform X3; protein product: MVKLKGAGSTGAPHSSCELSNVEFDLQIHKDETTAKIGAMQDSVMAVQNSVTVLRAEILEEIRLMRVESRSDLAQHGSPQISFGSLPSSAATPIQGTTAQSASSTMATSTTAQSIDQVKFILA
- the LOC133741533 gene encoding uncharacterized protein LOC133741533 isoform X1; the protein is MVKLKGAGSTGAPHSSCELSNVEFDLQIHKDETTAKIGAMQDSVMAVQNSVTVLRAEILEEIRLMRVESRSDLAQHGSPQISFGSLPSSAATPIQGTTAQSASSTMATSTTAQSIDQVYTSMINTTNMMQATSAMIRGSTVSAQMSSQATINMNNLDTSGVYGGGYSSPGHQLHNQYFQHTNFGSQPFNYIAGPHLASFGDPQQPSFG
- the LOC133725492 gene encoding trimethyltridecatetraene synthase-like, with amino-acid sequence MEATSWVTYAAAWLGALALLLLSRHLRRRKLNLPPGPKPWPIIGNLNLIGNLPHRSIHDLSQKYGPIMHLKFGSFPVVVGSSVEMAKAFLKTHDVTFAGRPKIAAGKYTTYNYSDITWSPYGPYWRQARKMCIMELFSNKRLESYEYIRREEISALLRGLYESSNTNILLKDHLSNVSLNVISRMVLGKKYTDKSKDAIVSPDEFKKMIDELFLLSGVLNIGDSIPWLDFLDLQGYIKRMKALSKKLDRFLEHVLDEHIENKKAKDFVATDMVDVLLQLADDPNLEVKLERHGVKAFTQDLIAGGTESSAVTVEWAISELLKKPEIFKKATEELDRVIGRERWVEEKDIVDLPFIDAIAKETMRLHPVAPMLVPRLAREDCQVAGYDIPKGTRILVSVWTIGRDPTLWDNPDEFCPERFIGRDIDVKGQDFELLPFGSGRRMCPGYSLGIKVIHSSLANLLHGFTWRLPDGMKKEDLNMEEIFGLSTPKKFPLVAVTEPRLPAHLYSL